The Prochlorococcus marinus XMU1408 region CTACAGTATTTCTTGATCCAGTTATAGACGAGCAAATTAAATCTGAGGATGAAATGGCTTATTTGCTTGGTAAAGTCAAATTTGCTAAAAATGATCCTTCTGCGCTATTTATTATTGATAATGAATTAAATATTGATTAATTAATTTTTATTTTATTCTCAAATTTCTTGGAAAGAATTTGATCTTTTAGTAACTTCTAATAAAAACTCTATAGATAATTCATTACAGTTTCTTTTAAACATATTTTCTGCAATATTTAATATTTTTAATCTATTAATGTTTAATTTATTAAGCTCTTTCTTTAACCTAGTTAATAAAATTTTGTTTTGACAAGTTTTAATTGAGTTATTGATATTATTTGTTCTATTTTTAATGTATTCCACTTCTTCGCAAAGTGAAAGAATAATAGATTCTGAATAGTTGAAAAGATATTTATTCATTATTTACTATGCAGTTAATGGTGATGACTCTATGAATTCAGGCGACAGGCTTAGAGTTGGATCCCCCGATGGTGCTTTTAGTAATTCTGCTGTTCTCAGCCTTGAAATTAAACGAGTTGAAGTAACTCTTGTAGATCCTATTAATTCTCCAATCCTTTCATGCGTAAGCCTAAATGGTAATTGACACCAATCGCCGCATCTTCTTCCGAGACGATTGACTAATAAGGCAAATAGAGCTTGTAATCTTTGCTCAGCGTTTCCTAAGTGTCTAATCCTAAGAAGTTGAAGAGTCCACTCATTGACAGCG contains the following coding sequences:
- a CDS encoding pilus assembly protein gives rise to the protein MNKYLFNYSESIILSLCEEVEYIKNRTNNINNSIKTCQNKILLTRLKKELNKLNINRLKILNIAENMFKRNCNELSIEFLLEVTKRSNSFQEI
- a CDS encoding Crp/Fnr family transcriptional regulator, giving the protein MSFRTYADSPSAAVRMATGQSVLIDPSSRRGDTCIEVLDGIARVYCPCEETEGMTLAFLQSGDQLRTDRLCSEGVCVEALTPLCFRSDAESTDEAGGYDAVNEWTLQLLRIRHLGNAEQRLQALFALLVNRLGRRCGDWCQLPFRLTHERIGELIGSTRVTSTRLISRLRTAELLKAPSGDPTLSLSPEFIESSPLTA